Below is a genomic region from Peromyscus leucopus breed LL Stock chromosome 17, UCI_PerLeu_2.1, whole genome shotgun sequence.
AAGTATtcttgaagccctgggttccagccctggCACCTCCTGGCTGTAACTCCATTTCCCGGGGGTCTAATACCATCTGGTCTTTGTGGGCACCAGacaagcatgtggtacacacacacaaacagccacacacaggaaaataagtACAAGGAGAAAAGCTCAGCCCACACTGTGTCCTGGCCGCCTGCCCAGGGAAACAACCTGCCCTGACCCCCCATGGCCCTGCCTCCACAGCGCTGCATCACAGACCTGGCTTTTTCcagtgtcatgtagcccaggctggcccggaactcccGTTCCTGCTACTGCCCTCTCAGTACGGGGTCCGCTCGACTCTGACCTCTGCCAGGGACCAGGGGACAGAGACACCGTGGAACTGCTGCATCTGGGGACCAGCTGGCCAGGGCTGGCTCTGTGATGCTCGCCTTTATTTTCATAACAAGAGATAAGGGGTCCACTGGGCAGGGGCAGGCCAGCCCCACACGTGCTGAGCCTGTGGCTCCAACATGAAACTCAAAACAAGCCTAGAAAAAGCCGGCCCTTCAAAGCACATCCAGGGCTTCAGAGGTGCCTCTGACTGGGAACCTTCCAGAAGCTGAGCCAGTGGGAGCCAGGGGCTTCACGCAAAGGCACCCAGAGGCTAGCCCACTGTCCTGGGCTCTGCTTGGGCTGTGCCCATTCACTGTTTGCCCGCTTGCCGTCCTGGTTTCTTCTCGGGCTGACCACGGCCCGCACCCGGGATGCCACCCCGGCCGCGGCCACCGAACACACCTgcagggagagaagagggtgtgGCTGAGACACCAGCTTCCCCCGTCTGCCCACAGGGCCCACGCCGTCATGGAGACTGCACACGGGGCAGAGGGGGTTCCCCATCGGGACCCTACCTCGGCCAGCACCGCCCATGCCTCGGcctttctgctgcttctgctgctggggTCCCCCGCGCCCTCGCCCCTTGGCGGCCTCCTCCCGCACCATGTCGATGATCTCATCAGGGATGCGCAGGTACTTGATGGTGCTGCCACGGATGTAGCACTCCGGCATCCTCCAGAACTTGTCGCCGTCCTGTGGAGAGGAGGTGTCACAAACGGGCACAGCCCTCCGTCCAGCGGCGCCCCCAGGTGTGGCCGGCCACTCACCCTGGACGTGCAGATCACCTCTCGGAGGTTGATGTTCATCCAGTTGTCGCAGCTCACCAGGTGCCCATTGTAGGTCTCGCCGTTCTTCAGCTCCACCAGCTGCAGGAGACCCAGCTATGCAGTCAGGCCCCGCCCACACGCCCACACACCTGGCTTCTCACCTTTCAGGCAACTAAACAGAAGCTCTAGGGGCTGGGGTGCCACTCATCGGGAAGAGCTGCGAGGGGCAGGCAGAGCCCCAGGTTCCCTACACAGCGCACGAACAGACAAATCAGAACTCCACactggctgggcgtggtggcacacacctgtcatcccaggactctggaggctgaggcaggaggatagtgaggAGACAATGGGCAAGCCCAGCCTGGTCATCTACACGAGGAATATCACACAGCCAAGAAAAGTGGACGAACCTCAAAACTGCTGAGTGATACACACAGACCACATGTTCCTCACTCAGAAATGCCCTCAAGATGGAAAGGCAGACActgtggacagatggacagaggcTGGGGGAAGAGCTGGGGGCAAGTGCTGAGGGAAATGAAGTTTACTTCTGAGGTGCTAAGAATGTTCTGGAATGAGACGGAGGTTGAGGTCTGGCTGTGTAAGTCCAGAGACTCGTCAGAGGCAGCACCCCCCTGTGGTACTGGGCACGGAACCCAGGCCTGGAGCATGCTGGGCCACCTCTTGCCCACTCAGTCACACTCCTGCCCCTTTTCAAAAAACTGAGTCTTACAagttgcccatgctggccttcaactcatagcaatcctcctgctgcagcctcccaggCAGCTGGGATGACAAGGGAGTCACTCTGCTGGTCCGTGTGGTGACGCTGGGGATGGGACCAGAGTTACGTCTGGCGCTCAGTCCCAGCTTCTGCctgaagctattttttttaaagattttggacCTCTTACTCTTATTGTTGTATCTGTCGTTTTGTCGGTGCTCAGGGAGGGGtgagtgtggagggcagaggacagcttcaggGGCGTCAGCTCTCTCCTGCgaccatcatgtgggtcctgaggatgggGCTCAGGTCCCCACActcggcagcaagcacctttaccccgcgccatctctctagcccgttCAGCTTGAACTGCAGAGGCCTGGGGTGTGGACACGTGAGGAGAGGTGGCCCGGAGCGGCCGTCCTTACCATGGGGTGATTCTGCGCCGTCTTCAGCAGGGACAAGGGCAGCTGCAAGGCAAACGTCACCGTGAGTCCCCGACGCAGGTGTGACTGCAGGCGAGGTACCCGCTGCACACGTGACCTAGGCACGGGCGACCTCACACGGTCCCCTCCTGCAGGTGACAGCCACCCACACTTGCCTGGACCATTCTGGCCCTTCCTCCATAACTCCTGCCACCCAGAACCACAGACACAGGCCGGGCGGGGCCCTCCATGTCTAGAGGTAGCAACCTTGTAGGCTATTTATCTGCTTGCTCTCCTGAGGTGGCATCTTGTTATACAGCCTAGGCGGGCCACAGCCTTCTGAACCCCAAGGCTACATACACAGTGCCTGGGATTTCTGGTCCCACGGTTTTGGGGATGAGGCCAAAGGTTCCAACTCCAGTGGGGAAGGATCCCTGGAAACACAAAGCACGTCCAGTTGCTGTGCCTCTAGACGGGGTGGCTTGGGGCACTGCCTAGGGCGCAGGCGGAAGGGCTGAGGGCTGGTCTAGGACATGGTGACAGACCCACAAACACCAACACAGACCAGGTGTGATGCTGCACACTTCTCACCCCGCACCAAGGTGGCTGAGGCTGGGGTCTTCACCTacagcttgaggtcagcctgagctacatgagacctgccTCCAAAACTACGACAAAACCAAAACATAGCTGGTCGTGGGGCGCACATGTTGAATCACagcatgcagaggcagaggcaggtggctctctgcgGGTTCCGGGCCAGTCAGCATTATATAGTGAGGCCtcatcaaaacaacacaaaacaaaacatggggcCCAGACTCCTCCGAAGCCACCAGGTCCAGTGTGGTGACTCTGGGTCATGAGAGGACAGGGGACCCTGCAGCCCATGGCCCTTCCTCAGAAGACTGGGGAGGCCTGTGTCAGACGTGAGCGAGAGCACACGTCCTGTAGAGACTTCCTGGAAGGACAGGAGGTGGAGGATGAGCCTGTGCCAGTGGGTGCTGGGCAGATGGCCTTGGTGGTCAGTGACAAGGGTGTCCAGGCTGatcctcaaataaataaataagagccgCAGCATGGCAGCCTAGGATAAGTGGAGGCACTGTCATTCTTGGCGACAGTGTGAAGCCAGCCcgggatatatgagaccctgtctcaataaaggaACAGACACCACAGTCAAACCCCCCGAATCCAAGGGATGGCTCAGGGGCCAACGGCGAAACAGCAACAGACACCCATGCACAGCTCTTCTGGAGCTGCTGGGGCCCAGCCCAGGCAGGGAGCTGGCTGCCAGCCCATCCTATTGAACTTCTATCCCTCCCGCCAGGGCCCAGCCACCGCCCAGGGTGCCCATCCCCACTCTCCTTGCCCAATGCTGCTGAGCATGGCCCTCTCTGGCCAGACCCTAATGGCCACCCTGTTTCCACCCACCACAGCAGAGGCCGCTCTGTAATTACAGGGTAATTAGCACCAGTCTGCCCGGCTAGACAGGAGATCAGTGTGGGTGTGGGCTCTGCTGTGGCAGAGAGGGCAGGAAACACTTGAacacacaggggtggggacaCTGCCAGGGGGCACCCCGCACAGGTGCATCCTGTCTACCCCACAGGTAAGGAAAGTGTGCTCTGGGGACACAAGCCTGGAAGGCTGTGGTGGCCCTCGGTGACTATGCCGGGGGACGGGCCAAACCCATCGCGAGACAGGAAAGGACAAAGTGGGGTTGTGGAAAAGTGGTGAGTTAGCGCTATGGATGGGAaggcctgggctacaggatgGGCACCAGCGAGGTGGGCCAGGGTGGACAAGGTGCCTGGGAGAGCCACTGGCTTTGGGAGGGGTGTG
It encodes:
- the Lsm4 gene encoding U6 snRNA-associated Sm-like protein LSm4 yields the protein MLPLSLLKTAQNHPMLVELKNGETYNGHLVSCDNWMNINLREVICTSRDGDKFWRMPECYIRGSTIKYLRIPDEIIDMVREEAAKGRGRGGPQQQKQQKGRGMGGAGRGVFGGRGRGGIPGAGRGQPEKKPGRQAGKQ